A portion of the Candidatus Dormiibacterota bacterium genome contains these proteins:
- a CDS encoding MFS transporter, translating to MTTAPTIVNAGPRLDRLVTSPLHRRVMWLVGAGMFFDGFDIYVAATVISVLIKTGFATLGDAALFVSLTFLGTMVGSIVTGFLGDKYGRRFTYQANLVIFGLAALGAAFAPSILWLVAMRFIMGIGLGAENVVGYSTMTEFAPAARRGKWLGLIAVFVVSGLPVTALLGSWIIPHFGWRPMFIIGGIGALVIWYLRKQLPESPRWLESVGRAAEAEAIVERFEASSRTVAPLAPVRPAPAPAAHIPLSALFGRTLLPRTIVALVTLFTINAWLYGFITWIPTFFVKEGLSIATSFGFALTMSIGAPIGALIGAYTSDSWGRKKTIVSASALSIVFASIYPFVHDPILLPLVGFCLTVPIYVLVALLFGIYIPELFPTEIRLRASGITNTFGRAAAVIVPSIVVMLFTRNGVAGVLAFMVALLIVQIAVVATLGIEPSKRGLEEIDAIPARNAAEPVAFQAGA from the coding sequence ATGACGACCGCACCCACCATCGTCAACGCCGGGCCCCGTTTGGACCGGCTCGTAACCTCGCCGCTTCACCGCCGCGTGATGTGGCTCGTCGGCGCCGGGATGTTCTTCGACGGCTTCGACATCTACGTTGCGGCGACGGTTATCAGCGTCCTCATCAAAACCGGCTTCGCCACTCTGGGAGATGCCGCGCTCTTCGTTTCGCTCACGTTCCTCGGCACGATGGTCGGATCCATCGTCACCGGTTTCCTCGGCGATAAGTACGGGCGCAGATTCACCTATCAAGCGAATCTGGTCATCTTCGGATTGGCCGCGCTCGGTGCGGCATTCGCACCGTCGATTCTGTGGCTCGTCGCGATGCGCTTTATCATGGGGATCGGCTTGGGTGCCGAGAACGTCGTCGGCTACTCCACGATGACGGAGTTCGCACCGGCCGCGCGTCGCGGAAAGTGGCTCGGCCTCATCGCGGTATTCGTCGTGAGCGGTCTTCCGGTAACGGCGTTGCTGGGATCCTGGATCATTCCGCACTTCGGTTGGCGGCCGATGTTCATCATCGGCGGCATCGGAGCGCTCGTCATTTGGTATCTGCGCAAGCAGTTACCCGAATCGCCGCGCTGGCTTGAGAGCGTTGGACGCGCCGCCGAGGCCGAAGCCATCGTCGAGCGTTTCGAGGCATCGTCGCGCACGGTTGCGCCGCTCGCTCCGGTACGCCCGGCGCCCGCCCCGGCCGCTCACATTCCGCTCTCGGCGCTGTTCGGCCGCACGCTGCTGCCGCGCACCATCGTCGCATTGGTAACGCTCTTTACCATCAATGCTTGGTTGTATGGATTCATTACCTGGATCCCGACATTCTTCGTGAAGGAAGGGCTGAGTATCGCCACCTCGTTCGGCTTCGCGCTCACCATGTCGATCGGCGCGCCGATCGGCGCGCTCATCGGCGCGTACACGTCCGATTCGTGGGGACGCAAAAAGACGATCGTTTCGGCATCGGCGCTTTCGATCGTATTCGCCTCGATCTACCCGTTCGTTCACGACCCCATCCTGCTACCGTTGGTCGGCTTTTGCCTCACGGTACCGATCTACGTATTGGTCGCGCTCCTCTTCGGAATCTATATTCCGGAGCTATTCCCAACCGAAATTCGCTTACGCGCGAGCGGCATCACCAACACGTTCGGTCGAGCTGCCGCAGTAATCGTACCGTCGATCGTAGTTATGCTCTTCACGCGCAACGGCGTAGCCGGCGTCTTGGCTTTCATGGTCGCGTTGTTGATCGTGCAGATTGCCGTCGTCGCGACGTTGGGGATCGAACCGAGCAAACGCGGGCTTGAGGAGATCGACGCGATTCCGGCGCGCAACGCCGCCGAACCGGTCGCGTTTCAGGCGGGAGCCTAA
- a CDS encoding enoyl-CoA hydratase/isomerase family protein produces MHVERSDDVLTITLDGPRGNEISPPMFETILKALAEEALHPLAKVLVLRATGEAFCTGRERSAQTLAEMRAEAERLIALKRAFRNSPLITVARVHGAAMGFGMGFAILADFAIVAQDAPLAFPEMRAGLPPAAIMAYLGEFALPRDAFPLILFGETFSAAHAKAIGLVNDVVPIAELDAAVNALVDRILRIDAASARACKELFRTMLQGSFDANCRLATDALAVASATLLRRSAR; encoded by the coding sequence GTGCACGTCGAGCGTTCCGACGATGTCTTGACCATCACCCTGGATGGGCCGCGCGGTAATGAGATTAGCCCGCCGATGTTCGAGACCATTCTGAAAGCGCTCGCCGAAGAAGCTCTCCATCCGCTCGCAAAGGTACTCGTTCTGCGAGCCACCGGCGAAGCATTCTGCACGGGGCGGGAGCGCAGCGCGCAAACCTTGGCAGAGATGCGCGCTGAGGCGGAACGTCTCATCGCGCTCAAGCGCGCGTTTCGCAACTCCCCCCTCATCACGGTCGCGCGCGTGCACGGTGCGGCCATGGGGTTTGGAATGGGCTTCGCCATCCTCGCCGACTTCGCCATCGTCGCGCAAGACGCGCCGCTGGCATTTCCGGAGATGCGGGCGGGGCTACCGCCGGCCGCGATTATGGCCTACCTCGGTGAATTCGCGTTACCGCGCGACGCGTTTCCGCTCATCCTCTTCGGAGAGACCTTCAGCGCCGCGCACGCGAAAGCGATCGGCTTGGTGAACGACGTCGTTCCGATCGCAGAACTCGACGCGGCGGTGAACGCGCTTGTCGATCGTATCCTTCGCATCGACGCTGCGTCGGCACGCGCATGCAAAGAACTGTTCAGAACGATGCTCCAAGGATCATTCGACGCCAACTGCCGTTTGGCAACCGATGCGCTCGCAGTCGCGAGCGCTACCCTGCTGCGTCGGTCGGCTCGGTAG